Proteins found in one Lysinibacillus fusiformis genomic segment:
- a CDS encoding DUF1648 domain-containing protein produces MLIIVGIFIIVGILETLTPHLTRKSIVFGVSIPEPYVKHPQLQLWKKHYSQIIGGIAGLFLLGQIGLYLSPMQEEKASLISFILLYIMLLLSSGLYMSYHVKTKKLKVQEQWEAQIKTVYVTDLSIRQNEETLSSIFFSVPMIITLALIAFTYMNYETIPAVFATHWNGAGEVDGWTDKSWLSVVSMPLILLAIQISFFIMNQGMKSAKIQLSAQAKEASIHRELAQRKYGSWYLAAINFSMTILFVVLHYTTVILHDQTVPYFFPLFLIFNVVMLGGLLVFIWKLSKSNERFDEVHTNETAATDDQYWKWGVFYCNKNDPSLLVPKKFGIGWTVNFANKWCYILIGITLLPILLVIFI; encoded by the coding sequence ATGCTTATAATCGTAGGCATCTTTATCATTGTCGGGATTTTAGAAACGCTGACACCACATTTAACAAGAAAATCGATTGTCTTTGGTGTTTCTATACCTGAACCTTATGTTAAACATCCACAATTACAGCTGTGGAAGAAGCATTATAGCCAAATCATCGGAGGGATTGCCGGTTTATTTTTACTAGGTCAAATCGGGCTTTATCTTTCGCCTATGCAAGAGGAGAAGGCGTCCTTAATTTCCTTTATCCTGTTGTATATCATGCTCCTTTTATCATCTGGTCTTTACATGAGTTATCATGTCAAAACGAAAAAATTAAAGGTGCAGGAGCAGTGGGAAGCGCAAATAAAAACAGTATATGTGACAGATTTGTCTATCCGCCAAAATGAAGAAACCTTGTCATCTATATTTTTTAGCGTACCCATGATCATCACACTGGCATTAATCGCTTTTACGTATATGAACTATGAGACAATCCCAGCGGTTTTTGCGACACATTGGAATGGAGCGGGGGAGGTCGATGGTTGGACTGATAAATCATGGCTGTCAGTCGTCAGTATGCCACTTATATTATTGGCGATACAAATCAGTTTTTTCATCATGAACCAAGGGATGAAAAGTGCCAAAATCCAATTGAGCGCACAGGCCAAAGAAGCATCCATCCATCGCGAGCTAGCTCAGCGTAAATATGGGAGCTGGTACTTGGCAGCCATTAATTTTAGTATGACTATTCTATTTGTTGTTTTACACTATACAACCGTTATTTTACACGACCAAACGGTTCCTTACTTTTTCCCCCTTTTTCTTATCTTTAATGTCGTCATGCTGGGTGGTTTACTAGTGTTCATTTGGAAGCTTAGTAAAAGTAACGAACGTTTTGATGAGGTACATACAAATGAAACAGCTGCGACAGATGATCAATATTGGAAATGGGGTGTTTTTTATTGCAACAAAAATGATCCCTCTTTATTAGTGCCCAAAAAATTCGGGATTGGTTGGACTGTCAATTTTGCGAATAAATGGTGCTACATCTTGATCGGTATAACTTTATTACCAATTTTATTGGTGATCTTCATATAG
- a CDS encoding GntR family transcriptional regulator encodes MQIHLDPSSELQLYKQLANQLIESIAKGELKNGDTLPSVRAMATDLGINVSTVSKSYHELEEKGLIELKPKAKAVIIGGQKRELEETEVEKVENALKPIMAEAFARGLEKEQMTSLFQRILKQWK; translated from the coding sequence ATGCAAATACATTTAGATCCAAGCAGTGAATTACAGCTTTATAAACAGTTAGCTAATCAATTAATTGAAAGCATTGCAAAAGGGGAGCTGAAAAACGGTGATACTTTACCGTCTGTGCGTGCGATGGCTACGGATTTAGGTATCAATGTCAGCACGGTCAGTAAGAGTTATCATGAACTTGAAGAGAAGGGCTTAATTGAATTAAAGCCGAAAGCGAAAGCGGTCATTATTGGTGGCCAAAAGAGAGAGCTGGAAGAAACGGAGGTTGAAAAAGTCGAAAATGCCTTGAAGCCTATTATGGCAGAAGCTTTTGCACGGGGTTTGGAAAAAGAGCAAATGACAAGTTTGTTCCAGCGAATTTTAAAACAATGGAAGTAG
- a CDS encoding carboxymuconolactone decarboxylase family protein, which yields MNERFTKGLETIKQYVTEEEAARMIESDALADVAPDLRKMIIEFAYGDVYSRSGLDAKSRALVVITAVVTQGAAPQTKTHIQRGLHAGLTQTEVVEALLQLVPYIGFPRVQNALTIAQQVFVEKS from the coding sequence ATGAATGAACGTTTTACAAAGGGGCTCGAAACAATTAAACAATATGTGACAGAGGAAGAAGCAGCACGGATGATTGAATCCGATGCATTAGCCGATGTAGCACCCGATTTACGCAAAATGATTATTGAGTTTGCTTATGGTGATGTCTATTCAAGATCTGGGCTAGATGCAAAAAGTCGAGCACTCGTCGTGATAACAGCAGTTGTTACACAAGGGGCTGCACCACAAACCAAAACTCATATTCAGCGAGGATTACATGCAGGCTTAACACAGACAGAAGTGGTTGAGGCACTTTTACAATTAGTACCCTACATCGGTTTTCCAAGAGTGCAAAATGCTCTTACGATAGCACAACAAGTCTTTGTAGAAAAAAGTTAA
- the argH gene encoding argininosuccinate lyase, translating into MTKLWGGRFQKSAEAWVDEFGASIGFDQQLVLEDLEGSVAHVTMLGATGILPAADVEAILGGLAQLKEKAIAGELEFSVANEDIHLNLEKMLIDLIGPVGGKLHTGRSRNDQVATDMHLFLKKRVQEAIDLIVTFQQTLLDKAQEHIETIAPGYTHLQRAQPISFAHHLMAYFWMLERDKQRFTESIKRIDILPLGAGAMAGTTFPIDRLKSAELLGFSEVYANSMDAVSDRDFIVEFLSHSSLLMAHLSRFAEEIIIWSTDEFKFIELDDAFSTGSSIMPQKKNPDMAELIRGKTGRVYGNLMGLLTVLKGTPLTYNKDMQEDKEGMFDTVHTILGSLKIFEGMVRTMTVNTERLHQAVHSDFSNATELADYLATKGMPFREAHEVTGKLVFTCIQKGIYLLDLPLEEMQQESALIEADIYDVLAPEAAVRRRHSLGGTGFEQVKIQIEKAKACLVVI; encoded by the coding sequence ATGACAAAACTTTGGGGTGGACGTTTCCAAAAATCAGCAGAAGCATGGGTAGACGAGTTTGGCGCATCCATTGGCTTTGACCAGCAACTTGTGCTAGAGGACCTTGAAGGTAGTGTTGCACATGTCACAATGCTTGGTGCAACAGGAATTTTACCTGCAGCTGACGTAGAGGCCATACTAGGTGGTCTTGCCCAATTAAAAGAAAAGGCAATCGCAGGTGAGCTTGAATTTAGCGTTGCCAATGAAGATATACACTTAAATTTAGAAAAGATGTTAATTGATTTAATTGGTCCTGTCGGTGGCAAACTACATACAGGACGTAGCCGAAATGACCAAGTAGCAACGGATATGCACCTCTTTTTGAAAAAGCGTGTGCAGGAAGCAATTGATTTAATTGTGACGTTCCAACAAACGCTATTAGACAAAGCACAAGAGCATATTGAAACGATTGCACCAGGTTATACGCATTTACAACGTGCACAGCCAATTTCCTTTGCCCATCATTTAATGGCCTATTTTTGGATGCTAGAGCGTGATAAACAACGTTTTACAGAATCCATAAAACGTATTGATATTTTGCCTTTAGGTGCTGGGGCAATGGCAGGGACAACTTTCCCGATTGACCGTTTAAAATCAGCAGAGTTATTAGGGTTTAGCGAGGTTTATGCAAACTCCATGGATGCTGTGAGTGATCGTGATTTTATAGTGGAGTTTTTAAGTCATTCTTCCTTACTTATGGCACATCTATCACGCTTTGCTGAGGAAATTATTATCTGGTCTACAGATGAATTTAAATTTATCGAATTGGATGATGCCTTTTCAACAGGTTCTTCGATTATGCCACAAAAGAAAAACCCGGATATGGCAGAGCTTATTCGTGGTAAAACAGGGCGTGTTTATGGGAATCTAATGGGCTTATTAACGGTGTTAAAGGGCACACCATTAACGTATAACAAAGATATGCAGGAGGACAAAGAGGGCATGTTCGATACCGTTCATACGATTCTTGGTTCACTTAAAATCTTTGAAGGCATGGTTCGTACAATGACTGTCAACACGGAACGTTTACATCAGGCTGTTCACTCTGATTTTTCAAATGCAACAGAGCTGGCAGATTACCTTGCGACAAAGGGGATGCCATTCCGTGAGGCACATGAGGTGACAGGTAAGCTTGTCTTTACATGTATTCAAAAGGGCATTTATTTATTAGACTTACCATTGGAAGAAATGCAGCAAGAAAGTGCGTTAATTGAAGCGGATATTTATGATGTACTAGCGCCAGAAGCGGCTGTTCGCCGCCGTCATTCCTTAGGTGGTACTGGCTTTGAACAAGTAAAAATCCAAATTGAGAAAGCTAAAGCCTGTCTTGTAGTTATTTAA
- a CDS encoding argininosuccinate synthase — MANKKVVLAYSGGLDTSVAIPWLKEQGWDVIAVCLDVGEGKDLEFVKNKALQVGAIESYMVDAKDEFAEGYALISLQAHTWYEQKYPLVSALSRPLISKKLVEIANQVGADAVAHGCTGKGNDQVRFEVSIKALNPDLEVLAPVREWGWSRDEEIEYAMKHNVPIPATLDSPFSIDQNLWGRANEAGIMEDPWVSPPEEAYGLTVSVENAPNEAEYVEIEFVAGKPVALNGKEMKLADLIQELNAVAGAHGVGRIDHVENRLVGIKSREVYEIPGAKVLLTAHKELEDLTLVKELAHFKPVIEKKLSELIYDGLWFSPLRDALEAFLAQTQQYVNGTVRVKLFKGHAIVEGRKSPNSLYSEKLATYSKEDQFNHASAVGFIELWGLPTVVNSSVNKK, encoded by the coding sequence ATGGCAAATAAAAAAGTTGTGTTAGCTTATTCAGGCGGACTTGATACTTCGGTAGCAATTCCATGGTTAAAAGAACAAGGGTGGGACGTCATTGCAGTATGTCTTGACGTTGGCGAAGGGAAAGATCTTGAATTCGTAAAAAATAAAGCTCTTCAAGTAGGGGCGATTGAATCTTATATGGTGGATGCGAAAGATGAATTTGCTGAAGGATATGCATTAATTTCTTTACAAGCACATACTTGGTATGAGCAAAAGTATCCATTAGTATCAGCACTTTCCCGTCCACTTATCTCGAAAAAACTAGTAGAGATTGCTAATCAAGTAGGCGCAGATGCTGTTGCGCATGGTTGCACAGGTAAAGGGAATGACCAAGTTCGTTTTGAAGTATCCATTAAAGCATTAAATCCAGATTTAGAGGTATTAGCACCAGTACGTGAGTGGGGCTGGAGCCGCGATGAGGAAATCGAATATGCAATGAAGCATAATGTACCGATTCCTGCAACATTGGATTCACCATTCTCAATCGACCAAAACTTATGGGGCCGTGCAAATGAGGCAGGCATCATGGAAGATCCATGGGTGTCGCCACCAGAAGAAGCTTATGGCTTAACAGTTTCTGTTGAAAATGCACCGAATGAAGCCGAATATGTGGAAATCGAGTTTGTAGCTGGTAAACCAGTAGCATTAAATGGAAAAGAAATGAAGCTTGCTGATTTAATTCAAGAATTAAATGCAGTAGCAGGTGCTCATGGTGTAGGACGTATCGACCACGTAGAAAATCGTCTAGTTGGTATTAAATCTCGTGAGGTTTATGAAATTCCAGGTGCAAAAGTGCTGTTAACAGCGCATAAAGAGCTTGAAGATTTAACGCTTGTAAAAGAATTAGCACACTTCAAGCCAGTAATTGAGAAAAAACTTTCTGAATTAATTTACGACGGTCTATGGTTCTCACCATTACGTGATGCTCTTGAAGCATTCCTTGCGCAAACACAACAATATGTGAATGGTACAGTACGTGTGAAACTATTTAAAGGACATGCGATTGTAGAAGGACGTAAATCACCAAATTCATTATACAGTGAAAAGCTAGCAACATACTCGAAGGAAGATCAATTCAATCACGCTTCCGCTGTAGGCTTTATCGAGTTATGGGGTCTACCAACTGTAGTGAACTCATCTGTAAATAAAAAGTAA
- a CDS encoding CPBP family intramembrane glutamic endopeptidase yields the protein MRRKKKLKKPVASFIVLTNIIFWPLFCVVGAVKLLGYPTWLFDIVRCLSAWSSTFAFVLLFPRIYPGQRFIHFVKQKFKSKLSLSVIVSIVMIQTVIFIIILFLIMNNYEATSIFTLSSWGMLSFYFVKTLLSGPLGEELGWRGFALLELQKEYSPLIASIIIGFWWGMWHLPIWLTTGFIGMDLIKYSLFFMLSIIATTIIMTVFYNINQNLIIPIIIHQLFNFFIGSINGNLIDLIMYNAILYSAAAVLLILINPNKVLYGIQSEK from the coding sequence TTGCGTAGAAAAAAGAAATTAAAAAAACCAGTAGCAAGCTTTATTGTTTTAACCAATATCATTTTTTGGCCACTTTTTTGTGTTGTTGGGGCCGTCAAGCTATTAGGCTATCCGACTTGGCTATTTGATATCGTACGCTGTCTATCGGCTTGGTCATCCACCTTTGCCTTTGTTCTACTTTTTCCAAGAATCTATCCTGGGCAGCGTTTTATCCACTTTGTCAAACAAAAATTTAAAAGTAAATTGTCATTGTCAGTGATTGTTTCAATAGTGATGATACAAACGGTTATCTTTATCATTATTTTGTTTCTTATCATGAATAATTATGAAGCAACCTCTATTTTTACGCTGTCTTCATGGGGCATGCTGAGTTTTTATTTTGTTAAAACGCTTTTGTCAGGACCACTAGGAGAAGAATTAGGATGGAGGGGCTTTGCGCTGCTTGAGCTTCAAAAGGAGTATTCCCCTTTAATTGCATCTATTATCATAGGCTTTTGGTGGGGGATGTGGCATTTACCTATATGGCTTACAACAGGGTTTATTGGGATGGATTTAATCAAATACAGTTTATTCTTTATGCTATCCATCATAGCAACGACCATTATCATGACAGTATTTTATAACATCAATCAGAATTTAATTATTCCTATTATTATTCATCAGCTCTTTAATTTTTTTATCGGCTCCATAAATGGAAACCTAATTGATTTAATCATGTATAATGCCATTTTATACTCGGCGGCGGCCGTTCTACTTATTTTGATTAATCCTAATAAAGTCTTGTATGGGATTCAATCAGAAAAGTAG
- a CDS encoding MerR family transcriptional regulator: MYTIGQVAKFLRVSRDTLKYYEEKGLVKPQQNSQNGYRTYNHFDIYDVTTVNFYREIDVEIKKIQELRKGKSIDGIQSLLVEKEQEVLEEIAYKKLQLKKLQLVKEDCQKISQFLGKYTIKEMKPLEIMGVIDHYTAYDEYDSLKEKADSIKKAVILTSLRRVIRFNDSGMLENKFMIVRKVENSDPPTEGEILSHPKCLYTVIEDGRWSTGGKNTDDKVEASIRKVAKENGYELLGLVYINLLLTTYEEGLERIFLEMYVPIK; the protein is encoded by the coding sequence ATGTATACAATTGGTCAAGTTGCAAAATTTTTAAGGGTTTCTAGGGACACCTTAAAATATTACGAAGAAAAGGGATTAGTAAAGCCCCAGCAAAATAGTCAGAATGGGTATAGAACATACAATCATTTTGATATATACGATGTCACAACCGTCAATTTTTATAGAGAAATTGATGTTGAAATTAAAAAGATTCAGGAATTAAGAAAAGGCAAGAGTATAGATGGCATCCAATCATTGTTAGTAGAAAAAGAACAGGAAGTGTTAGAGGAGATAGCTTATAAAAAGCTACAATTAAAAAAGCTCCAGCTTGTAAAAGAGGATTGTCAAAAAATTAGTCAATTTTTAGGGAAGTATACTATAAAGGAAATGAAACCATTGGAAATAATGGGCGTAATAGATCATTATACGGCCTATGATGAATATGACTCGTTAAAAGAAAAGGCAGACAGTATAAAGAAAGCGGTAATTCTTACATCTTTAAGAAGAGTTATTCGATTCAATGATAGCGGAATGCTAGAAAATAAATTTATGATTGTCAGGAAAGTGGAAAATAGCGATCCACCAACAGAAGGTGAAATTTTATCGCACCCTAAATGTCTTTATACGGTTATAGAAGATGGGCGCTGGTCTACAGGGGGCAAAAACACAGACGATAAAGTAGAGGCTAGTATAAGAAAAGTAGCTAAGGAAAATGGCTATGAGCTTTTAGGGCTTGTTTATATCAACTTATTGCTTACCACTTATGAAGAGGGGCTTGAACGTATTTTTTTAGAAATGTATGTACCGATAAAATAA
- a CDS encoding SDR family NAD(P)-dependent oxidoreductase, which yields MNHPNKTIFVTGATSGVGLKITELLVAQGHTVYATGRNAVALKVLERLGAQVIQADLTNLHTLDDVCAQLPPLDVAILSAGVGKFAVAPALQDEEIAQMIELNVSVPIYLTKRLAAKMMERKQGHLIFIGSQAGKVATPKASVYAATKHAIVGFTNGLRMELAPYNVNVTAIHPGPIDTPFLDKANDASGYRESLGRFLLSAEEVAQATVKTIDRPVREMNLPRIMGLSSKLYALAPATIEWLGKSFFHKK from the coding sequence ATGAATCATCCTAACAAAACGATCTTTGTGACAGGTGCGACAAGTGGGGTTGGCCTAAAAATAACGGAATTACTAGTAGCTCAAGGGCATACCGTTTATGCAACGGGTCGCAATGCCGTTGCACTAAAGGTCCTAGAGCGTTTAGGTGCTCAAGTGATCCAAGCGGATTTAACCAATCTCCATACACTTGATGATGTTTGCGCCCAACTACCACCGCTTGATGTAGCGATTCTTTCAGCAGGTGTAGGAAAATTTGCTGTAGCCCCTGCTTTACAGGATGAGGAGATTGCGCAAATGATCGAATTAAATGTTAGTGTACCAATCTATCTTACGAAACGATTAGCCGCTAAGATGATGGAACGCAAACAGGGCCATTTAATATTCATTGGTTCACAGGCTGGAAAGGTAGCCACACCAAAAGCAAGTGTCTATGCTGCTACGAAACACGCGATTGTTGGCTTTACCAATGGACTGCGTATGGAATTGGCTCCGTATAATGTCAACGTAACAGCCATCCATCCAGGTCCAATTGATACACCATTTTTAGATAAAGCCAATGATGCAAGTGGCTACCGAGAGTCCTTGGGTCGATTTTTATTATCAGCAGAAGAAGTGGCACAAGCAACGGTGAAAACAATTGATCGTCCAGTTCGTGAGATGAATCTACCTCGAATTATGGGATTATCCAGTAAATTATATGCATTAGCCCCTGCGACCATAGAATGGTTGGGCAAATCATTTTTTCATAAGAAATAA
- a CDS encoding MBL fold metallo-hydrolase, with product MNQYSQVREKGETTLSIVKIEIPTPYAVGDVNAFIVKGDALSIFDVGPKTMEAYDALKWGIRAAGFDMQDIEQVVLTHHHPDHAGWVDAFPHAEILGHAYNDKWLRHDEDFLRYHEQFYSERLLEHGVPQEYISKSVHVRRELELVGERPLTQILADGDEVPGHPGLKAIETLGHAQSHFIFWNEKNHHVIGGDLLLEKITPNPLIEPPLDRTVGRTKSLLQYNASLEILRQLPVKRMYTGHGAELEDIPVLIDKRLERQHQQSMKVLELLGDDQLTVVQVTKRLYPAIFQHQLGLTLSKTLGHLDYLEANEYITSTKTQAGIYLFQRK from the coding sequence ATGAATCAGTATTCACAAGTGCGTGAAAAGGGGGAGACAACTTTGTCTATAGTCAAAATAGAAATACCAACACCCTATGCAGTAGGAGATGTCAATGCATTTATTGTAAAAGGCGATGCACTTAGCATTTTTGATGTTGGACCAAAAACAATGGAAGCCTATGATGCTTTGAAATGGGGAATTCGAGCAGCCGGCTTTGACATGCAAGATATTGAACAGGTTGTGTTAACCCACCACCATCCAGATCATGCAGGATGGGTCGATGCCTTTCCACATGCAGAAATTTTAGGGCATGCCTATAATGACAAATGGCTTCGTCATGATGAAGATTTTTTACGTTATCACGAGCAATTTTACAGTGAGCGTTTGTTGGAGCATGGTGTACCACAAGAATATATTTCAAAAAGTGTCCATGTTCGTCGTGAACTGGAGCTTGTGGGTGAACGACCATTAACACAAATCTTGGCGGATGGAGATGAAGTGCCTGGGCATCCAGGATTAAAGGCAATCGAAACATTAGGTCACGCACAAAGCCACTTCATTTTTTGGAATGAAAAAAACCATCATGTGATTGGTGGAGATTTATTACTCGAAAAAATAACGCCCAATCCATTAATAGAGCCACCATTGGATCGTACAGTAGGACGTACAAAATCTTTACTGCAATACAATGCATCCCTTGAAATTCTACGCCAATTACCAGTCAAAAGGATGTATACAGGGCATGGAGCAGAGCTAGAGGATATTCCTGTGTTAATTGATAAACGATTAGAGCGTCAGCACCAGCAATCGATGAAGGTTCTTGAATTGTTAGGCGATGATCAATTAACCGTTGTCCAAGTAACAAAACGCCTGTATCCAGCCATCTTCCAGCATCAGCTTGGTTTAACTTTATCCAAAACACTTGGTCATTTAGATTATTTAGAGGCCAATGAGTATATTACGTCAACGAAGACACAAGCAGGTATCTATTTATTTCAAAGGAAGTAG
- the proC gene encoding pyrroline-5-carboxylate reductase, producing the protein MKKILFIGAGSMAEALMQGWIKQKVFTPQEIYVTNRSDKERLHFLHETYGVHCVFDHAIYQQADLIILAMKPKDAIAAMCDLKPKLTAHTAVLSILAGIAIDTITEFLGSRPVARVMPNTSATIGMSASGIAFNHEVSAEQRILFLQLLEAVGSVIEVDEDQLHAVTALSGSGPAYIYYLMEAFERVGTKVGLSKDTVRLLMTQTLAGTAEMLKQSVDEPDVLRKKVTSPGGTTEAGIQALEQYQFNEAIEACIKEAEARSRSLANG; encoded by the coding sequence ATGAAAAAAATATTATTTATCGGTGCAGGCTCAATGGCGGAAGCATTGATGCAAGGCTGGATTAAACAAAAGGTGTTCACACCTCAGGAAATATACGTCACCAATCGCTCTGACAAAGAACGTTTACATTTCTTACATGAAACATATGGTGTCCATTGTGTGTTTGATCATGCAATTTATCAACAGGCAGACCTTATCATTTTAGCGATGAAGCCGAAAGATGCCATTGCTGCCATGTGTGATCTTAAGCCTAAACTTACAGCGCACACTGCTGTATTGTCCATTTTAGCAGGCATTGCGATTGATACGATTACAGAATTTTTAGGGAGTCGCCCTGTAGCAAGAGTCATGCCGAACACTTCTGCTACAATCGGCATGTCAGCAAGTGGCATTGCATTCAATCACGAGGTATCTGCAGAGCAGCGTATCCTTTTCCTCCAATTATTAGAGGCAGTTGGCTCCGTTATTGAAGTCGATGAGGATCAGCTACATGCTGTCACAGCCCTTTCAGGTAGTGGCCCTGCTTATATCTATTATTTAATGGAAGCTTTTGAACGAGTAGGAACAAAGGTAGGTTTATCGAAAGATACTGTGCGCTTACTGATGACTCAAACACTGGCAGGAACAGCGGAGATGCTCAAGCAATCAGTAGATGAACCAGATGTCTTACGCAAAAAGGTGACAAGTCCAGGTGGTACAACGGAGGCTGGAATTCAGGCGCTAGAGCAATATCAATTTAATGAAGCCATTGAAGCATGTATTAAAGAAGCAGAGGCACGATCTCGTTCACTTGCAAATGGGTAA
- the namA gene encoding NADPH dehydrogenase NamA, translated as MSKLFEPYTLQSISLKNRVVMAPMCMYSAQDDGMVTPFHFVHYATRAAGQVGLIILEATGVVPEGRISNKDLGIWDDAHIEGLSQLVEGMKAYGAKTGIQLAHAGRKATVDGEIFAPSAIAFSSDYKTPTEMTEEDIHYVIEAFQQAAVRAAKAGFDVLEIHGAHGYLISEFLSPATNKRQDQYGGSQENRYRILRQVIDAVRSVWNGPLLVRVSAEDYAEDGTTMDDFIVFSRWMKSQGVDLVDVSTGGVVPAAINVFPGYQVTHAEAIKHGADIPTGAVGLITTAIQAEEILQNNRADLIFLARVLLRDPYWALQAAKELGEDVQPPVQYVRGW; from the coding sequence TTGAGTAAATTATTCGAACCCTATACATTACAATCTATCTCCTTAAAAAACCGTGTTGTTATGGCCCCTATGTGCATGTACTCAGCACAAGACGATGGTATGGTGACACCCTTTCATTTCGTCCATTATGCGACACGTGCAGCTGGTCAAGTAGGCTTAATCATTTTAGAAGCTACGGGTGTTGTGCCAGAAGGTCGTATCTCAAATAAGGATTTAGGGATTTGGGATGATGCACATATTGAAGGATTAAGTCAATTAGTTGAAGGAATGAAAGCTTACGGAGCTAAAACAGGCATCCAGCTTGCACATGCTGGTCGTAAAGCAACAGTGGATGGCGAAATTTTTGCCCCATCAGCTATTGCCTTTAGTTCAGACTATAAAACGCCAACAGAAATGACAGAAGAGGACATTCACTATGTCATCGAGGCATTTCAACAAGCAGCGGTTCGTGCCGCTAAGGCTGGCTTTGATGTACTCGAAATTCATGGCGCACATGGCTATTTAATTAGCGAATTTTTATCACCTGCTACGAATAAACGTCAAGATCAATACGGTGGTTCACAGGAAAATCGTTATCGTATTCTGCGTCAAGTCATCGATGCGGTTCGCAGTGTATGGAATGGACCATTATTGGTACGTGTCTCTGCGGAAGATTACGCGGAAGATGGCACAACAATGGATGATTTTATTGTTTTTAGCCGCTGGATGAAATCTCAAGGTGTTGATTTAGTCGATGTGTCAACAGGCGGTGTTGTACCAGCAGCCATCAATGTCTTTCCAGGCTATCAAGTAACACATGCAGAAGCGATTAAGCATGGGGCTGATATTCCTACGGGCGCAGTTGGTCTTATTACAACAGCCATTCAAGCCGAAGAGATTCTTCAAAATAATCGTGCAGATTTAATATTTTTAGCGCGTGTTTTATTACGAGACCCTTATTGGGCACTACAGGCAGCTAAAGAACTAGGAGAAGACGTGCAACCTCCCGTACAATACGTGCGTGGCTGGTAA
- a CDS encoding DUF1450 domain-containing protein: protein MVFSLFKKKKEPQQLKNRVEFCITNLSLGAADAYDVLLERDDIEIEESGCTSHCEICEQGIFAIVNGEVVTAEDAASLVQAIDEELKQNPLF from the coding sequence ATGGTATTTTCTCTTTTTAAAAAAAAGAAGGAACCACAGCAACTAAAAAATAGAGTGGAGTTTTGTATCACTAATTTATCTCTTGGGGCAGCAGATGCGTATGATGTATTACTAGAACGTGATGATATTGAAATAGAGGAATCTGGTTGTACATCCCACTGTGAAATCTGTGAGCAAGGTATTTTTGCCATAGTCAATGGAGAAGTAGTAACAGCTGAAGATGCAGCGTCATTGGTGCAGGCTATTGATGAAGAATTAAAACAAAATCCACTTTTCTAA
- a CDS encoding DUF3955 domain-containing protein, which translates to MKKYIFALMPIILGVLSFLIFMVKGSNVAPDGTLEEPFFLIPIGFLLLFIGFICVVGVALNSVIKKTQYVK; encoded by the coding sequence ATGAAAAAATATATTTTTGCATTAATGCCAATCATATTAGGCGTACTTAGTTTTTTAATCTTTATGGTGAAAGGGAGTAATGTAGCACCTGATGGTACATTAGAAGAACCATTCTTTCTTATTCCAATAGGATTTTTATTGTTATTTATTGGATTTATATGTGTTGTAGGGGTGGCGTTAAATTCGGTTATTAAAAAGACACAATACGTTAAATAA